A genomic stretch from Terriglobus sp. RCC_193 includes:
- the yihA gene encoding ribosome biogenesis GTP-binding protein YihA/YsxC, which yields MKLNAQFLLSAFAPEHFPNNTRTGGAPEVAFLGRSNVGKSSLINALLGAGMAKVSSTPGRTRSINFFGLYPVSPGGQQKPLPALVFADLPGYGYAKVSKSISAEWSGFIDPYLTEREQLALCCCLVDTNIPPQPSDTRLMDFLRHEQRPFVVIGTKSDRLSNNTLSKSIAALKQEHGVDEVIAVSVERGKSDKGLRALWERLESVIPA from the coding sequence ATGAAGCTGAATGCACAGTTCCTGCTGTCGGCGTTTGCGCCGGAACATTTCCCCAACAACACACGCACGGGTGGCGCACCCGAGGTAGCGTTTCTCGGCCGCTCCAACGTGGGTAAATCCAGCCTGATTAATGCGTTGCTGGGGGCGGGGATGGCGAAGGTATCGTCCACGCCAGGGCGGACGCGGTCGATCAACTTCTTCGGGCTGTACCCGGTGAGTCCCGGCGGACAGCAAAAGCCACTACCAGCACTGGTGTTTGCCGACCTGCCGGGCTATGGCTACGCGAAGGTTTCAAAGTCTATCTCTGCGGAATGGTCAGGATTTATTGATCCGTATCTGACGGAGCGTGAACAACTGGCGCTGTGCTGCTGCCTGGTGGATACGAACATTCCACCGCAGCCAAGCGATACGCGGTTGATGGATTTTCTACGGCATGAACAACGGCCATTTGTGGTGATTGGGACGAAGAGTGATCGGTTGAGCAATAACACGCTGTCCAAGTCCATTGCCGCGCTGAAGCAGGAGCATGGTGTGGATGAAGTGATTGCAGTTTCCGTGGAGCGCGGGAAAAGCGACAAGGGGCTGCGCGCTTTGTGGGAGCGGCTGGAGTCGGTGATTCCTGCTTAA
- a CDS encoding cohesin domain-containing protein codes for MTIQKPGRGACTTLGRSLFHAGAAAALLISTAAFTAPPAQAQSASAWSKRGADAESREDWDAAFEAYRQAHLLKPNDLRYKTHFERARFSAAAAHVDRGRVLRQSGDIHGALTEFERALAIDGGNQSAQQEITVTERILANTPTSNLDLPASTAPAPELASLGEPLRLKPVSSDPLTLHMVEDTKVLYQAIGKAAGLNVIFDPDYTSRRIQLDLNNVSLSDGLRILGTQSGTFYKPVTSNTIFIAQNTQQKRQDLQTRAVQTFYLSNAATQSDQNELLTALRNVLEQDVKIFLVPSQNAIVERGTPDQLLLTQELLNNLDRPHSEVVVDVAVLEVNRDHSRNLGLTLPQSVTITPQVANSTTSSSSSSSSSTTSTTTTPTLNTFANLTASNFAVSVGNATVAALLSDSDTRILQNPRIRATDGQRAQLKIGQKIPVATGSYSSGASTAIVSSLVNTQFTYMDIGVNIDLTPTVHQDREVTLKMKLEISTHASDVTISGVTEPVIGQRTVEQVIQLKEGEPSILAGILTRQETDSLSGTPGLSEIPILKNIFSTHNRDRSQDEVVFLLIPHIVREPLITRLNTRAIDTGSGSAIELRREVVAEALAGDTSASMTTGAFQQQRAQNLPPSAPITAAQAASAMIGQIGNENTPAAQAAAAALKQNSQPITSPAAQPAAAQPVSFSVAPGQATQAVGSTFQMAVIASGAKDLYSVPLQVQFNPAVLSLVNVDSGEFLSRDGQSVAVVHRDEGNGTTTISISRPPAVRGVDGQGSVCVLTFKANAAGDSTVSLSKVGAKNSTQVNLPAVGSQATVHVK; via the coding sequence TTGACGATTCAGAAACCGGGCAGAGGCGCATGTACGACGTTGGGCCGCAGCCTATTCCACGCGGGCGCTGCCGCCGCATTGCTTATCAGTACCGCTGCTTTCACCGCACCGCCGGCACAGGCACAGTCAGCTTCGGCATGGTCCAAACGTGGCGCAGACGCCGAGTCTCGCGAAGACTGGGACGCAGCGTTTGAGGCGTATCGCCAGGCTCATCTGCTGAAACCGAACGACCTCCGCTATAAAACGCACTTTGAGCGCGCGCGATTTTCTGCTGCTGCCGCTCATGTCGACCGTGGTCGCGTCCTGCGCCAGAGCGGCGACATCCACGGCGCCCTGACGGAGTTTGAGCGCGCCCTCGCCATTGACGGCGGCAATCAGTCCGCGCAGCAGGAAATCACTGTCACCGAGCGGATACTCGCGAATACGCCGACCAGTAATCTGGATCTGCCTGCCTCCACGGCGCCCGCACCCGAGCTTGCCAGCCTGGGCGAGCCGCTGCGGCTGAAGCCCGTTTCGTCGGACCCATTGACGCTGCACATGGTGGAAGACACCAAGGTGCTCTATCAGGCCATCGGTAAAGCCGCAGGCCTGAACGTTATCTTTGATCCCGACTACACTTCTCGCCGCATCCAGCTCGATCTGAATAACGTTTCTCTGTCTGACGGGCTGCGCATCCTCGGCACGCAGTCCGGCACGTTTTATAAGCCAGTAACGTCAAACACGATCTTCATCGCGCAGAATACGCAGCAGAAGCGTCAGGATCTACAAACGCGTGCGGTACAGACCTTTTATCTCTCCAACGCTGCCACTCAGTCTGACCAGAACGAACTGCTGACTGCGCTGCGCAACGTGCTGGAGCAGGATGTCAAAATCTTCCTCGTGCCCAGCCAGAACGCCATCGTGGAACGCGGCACGCCCGACCAGCTCCTTCTGACGCAGGAGCTGCTTAATAACCTCGACCGTCCGCATAGCGAAGTCGTGGTGGATGTCGCCGTGCTCGAAGTCAATCGCGATCATTCGCGCAACCTAGGCCTTACGCTGCCGCAGAGCGTCACCATCACGCCGCAGGTTGCTAACAGCACCACATCATCCTCTTCGAGTTCGTCCAGCAGCACAACGAGCACCACAACGACACCCACGCTGAACACCTTCGCGAATCTGACTGCCAGCAACTTTGCCGTTAGCGTAGGCAATGCAACGGTGGCAGCACTGCTGTCAGATAGCGACACACGCATCCTGCAGAACCCGCGCATCCGCGCCACTGATGGCCAGCGTGCGCAATTGAAGATTGGTCAGAAGATCCCGGTAGCCACTGGCTCATACTCTTCCGGTGCGTCTACGGCCATCGTTTCATCGCTAGTGAACACTCAGTTCACCTACATGGATATCGGCGTCAACATCGACCTCACGCCGACCGTGCATCAGGACCGCGAAGTCACACTCAAGATGAAGCTGGAAATCTCCACGCACGCCAGCGATGTCACCATCTCTGGCGTGACGGAGCCGGTCATTGGTCAACGCACCGTAGAACAGGTCATCCAGCTCAAGGAAGGCGAGCCCAGCATTCTTGCTGGCATCCTCACGCGCCAGGAAACAGATTCGCTTTCCGGCACTCCCGGCCTGTCGGAAATCCCGATCCTTAAAAACATCTTCAGCACGCACAACCGTGATCGCTCACAGGATGAAGTTGTCTTCCTGCTGATCCCGCACATTGTGCGTGAGCCACTTATCACGCGGTTGAACACGCGTGCCATCGACACGGGCTCCGGCTCAGCGATTGAACTCCGGCGTGAAGTGGTAGCGGAAGCGCTTGCAGGCGATACCTCCGCCAGCATGACCACAGGCGCTTTCCAGCAGCAGCGCGCACAGAACCTGCCACCCTCGGCTCCCATTACGGCAGCGCAGGCCGCATCCGCCATGATTGGCCAGATTGGCAACGAAAACACGCCCGCCGCGCAGGCCGCTGCGGCAGCTCTGAAACAGAATTCGCAACCGATTACATCACCCGCTGCCCAGCCAGCGGCTGCGCAACCGGTAAGTTTCTCCGTCGCTCCGGGACAGGCAACGCAGGCAGTCGGCAGCACCTTCCAGATGGCGGTGATCGCCTCTGGCGCGAAGGACCTGTACTCTGTGCCGTTGCAGGTGCAGTTCAACCCCGCAGTGCTCTCGCTGGTCAACGTCGATTCGGGTGAGTTCCTCTCGCGTGACGGCCAGTCCGTCGCAGTGGTTCATCGCGACGAAGGCAATGGCACCACCACCATCTCCATTTCGCGTCCGCCCGCGGTACGCGGTGTCGATGGTCAGGGATCGGTGTGCGTCCTCACCTTCAAGGCGAACGCCGCAGGCGACTCGACCGTTTCGCTCAGCAAGGTTGGCGCGAAGAACAGCACCCAGGTCAACCTGCCCGCGGTTGGTTCGCAGGCTACGGTCCACGTGAAGTAA
- the phoU gene encoding phosphate signaling complex protein PhoU translates to MPRIHFQQQLAMLKDKLLAMAALSQQALELSVEAYLQRDAGLCTHVDDIEQAINAAERGVDEMAYELLAKEQPMAMDLRFLMAVIKINGDLERVGDQAAAIVKRCAELQKTNPDAGPENLPGHLAAMGALSVKMIRRAIRSLLEGDPVLAEKVLAMDDEMDRLNHETQAALRDEMARRPEITENALNSIIVARNLERSADHATNIAEDVIFWVRGSDVRHNDIAAAAAQ, encoded by the coding sequence ATGCCGCGTATTCATTTCCAGCAACAACTCGCTATGCTCAAGGACAAGCTGTTGGCTATGGCAGCGCTGTCACAGCAGGCGCTGGAGCTGTCCGTGGAGGCCTATCTGCAGCGTGACGCCGGTCTCTGCACTCACGTCGATGACATTGAGCAGGCCATCAACGCCGCCGAGCGTGGTGTGGACGAAATGGCGTATGAGCTTCTGGCCAAGGAGCAGCCCATGGCGATGGATCTCCGTTTCCTCATGGCCGTCATCAAAATTAATGGCGATTTGGAACGCGTAGGCGATCAGGCTGCCGCCATCGTCAAACGTTGTGCAGAGTTGCAGAAGACAAACCCCGACGCGGGTCCCGAAAATCTTCCCGGTCACCTTGCCGCAATGGGCGCGCTCTCCGTCAAAATGATCCGCCGCGCCATCCGTTCCTTGCTCGAAGGCGACCCGGTTCTCGCAGAAAAAGTCCTTGCCATGGATGACGAGATGGATCGCCTCAATCACGAAACGCAGGCTGCCCTCCGCGACGAGATGGCACGCCGCCCGGAGATCACGGAGAACGCACTTAACTCCATCATCGTGGCGCGCAACCTGGAACGCAGCGCCGACCACGCCACCAACATCGCCGAAGATGTCATCTTCTGGGTGCGAGGTTCTGACGTGCGCCACAACGACATTGCCGCAGCCGCGGCGCAGTAG
- a CDS encoding PilZ domain-containing protein, with translation MRNGVRFPLRLKVRVETEQGTFDAETEDVSASGVLFRTQAEAPAINAQLSWTMVLPRDTMGTPTDTVVHCIGRVIWRNSGQGGQQVGAVIDSYRIAGGAK, from the coding sequence ATGCGGAACGGTGTACGTTTTCCTCTCAGGCTGAAGGTTCGCGTGGAGACAGAACAGGGAACCTTCGATGCGGAGACGGAAGACGTTTCGGCAAGCGGCGTGCTCTTTCGCACGCAGGCAGAAGCTCCTGCCATTAATGCGCAGCTTTCATGGACGATGGTGTTGCCGCGCGACACCATGGGAACTCCTACCGACACGGTGGTCCACTGTATCGGCCGTGTCATCTGGAGAAATTCGGGGCAAGGTGGTCAGCAGGTAGGTGCGGTCATTGATAGCTACCGCATCGCAGGGGGAGCCAAGTGA
- a CDS encoding MFS transporter — MASGIVQQWRGLTSPQKNAFIACFLGWALDAFDFFILTYCITAIAGDFHTTVETVTEALFWTLVMRPVGALIFGAMAEKFGRRPTLMVNIISFCVFEVASGLAPTLGWLLVFRALFGIAMGGEWGVGAALAFETLPEKGRGFFSGLLQEGYVVGNLLAATVYGLVFPHLHGTGLLVNWRVMFFIGALPSILVFYIRSKVEESPAYRSGQAKAVKPTINLGDIAHYLPTFLFLVILMTAFTSFSHGSQDLYPTFLQKAKGFAPARVGWVSDVGHIGALLGGITFGTLSERWGRRRSIVIAALLAIPMIYLWAFTREAVLVAAGGFLMQFMVQGAWGIVPAHLNELSPAAVRATFPGLAYQLGNLLSSRNAKFQTTLARKYFHGDLTPVLAWTVAIVAVAVALLAGLGREAKGQSMSSVEDIPA; from the coding sequence ATGGCTTCCGGAATCGTGCAACAGTGGCGTGGGCTCACGTCGCCGCAGAAGAATGCTTTTATCGCCTGCTTCCTTGGGTGGGCGCTGGACGCGTTTGACTTTTTCATCCTCACCTACTGCATCACGGCCATCGCGGGTGACTTTCACACCACCGTCGAAACGGTGACGGAAGCCCTCTTCTGGACGCTGGTCATGCGTCCCGTCGGCGCGCTGATCTTCGGCGCCATGGCAGAGAAATTTGGACGACGGCCCACGCTGATGGTCAACATCATCAGTTTCTGCGTCTTTGAAGTGGCCTCAGGCCTGGCCCCCACCCTGGGCTGGCTGCTCGTCTTCCGCGCCCTCTTCGGCATTGCGATGGGCGGCGAATGGGGTGTGGGTGCAGCGCTTGCCTTTGAAACGTTGCCGGAAAAAGGCCGTGGCTTCTTCTCCGGTTTGCTGCAGGAAGGTTATGTTGTCGGTAACCTGCTCGCGGCAACAGTCTACGGCCTAGTGTTCCCGCATCTTCACGGCACTGGCCTGCTGGTCAACTGGCGCGTCATGTTCTTCATCGGCGCCCTGCCATCCATCCTCGTCTTTTATATCCGCAGCAAAGTCGAGGAATCACCGGCCTATCGGAGCGGGCAGGCCAAAGCCGTCAAGCCCACCATCAACCTGGGCGACATCGCACATTACCTGCCCACATTCCTCTTTCTTGTCATCCTCATGACGGCCTTCACTTCCTTCAGTCATGGCTCGCAGGATCTGTATCCCACCTTCCTGCAGAAGGCGAAGGGCTTTGCCCCGGCGCGGGTCGGCTGGGTCAGTGACGTCGGACATATCGGTGCACTCCTCGGCGGCATTACCTTTGGCACCTTGTCTGAGCGTTGGGGCCGACGCCGTTCCATCGTCATCGCAGCGCTGCTCGCCATCCCCATGATTTACCTTTGGGCCTTCACCCGCGAAGCTGTCCTCGTGGCCGCCGGTGGCTTCCTGATGCAGTTCATGGTGCAGGGTGCCTGGGGCATCGTTCCGGCGCATCTCAACGAACTGTCTCCCGCCGCTGTCCGCGCCACCTTTCCGGGACTGGCTTACCAGCTTGGCAATCTGCTCTCCTCGCGCAACGCGAAGTTCCAGACAACTCTCGCCCGCAAGTACTTTCACGGCGATCTGACCCCCGTCCTCGCTTGGACGGTCGCGATCGTCGCGGTTGCCGTGGCTCTCCTTGCGGGGCTGGGCAGGGAAGCCAAGGGGCAAAGTATGTCCTCCGTGGAGGACATACCCGCCTAA
- a CDS encoding response regulator transcription factor: protein MKDRSLQDGFEEDHIPNEGIRVILADSQAIYRVGIRKVFALEDDIRVVAQAETLSNLYSALQRFPADVVILEGNLIAGVVDAIPELIRRAPQAKIIVQVTESNEATTVELYRRGVRGVVPRAISPDLLVKCVRKISAGETWIDNQSVSWVIEAYRAQAAAIMSPRNKPHLSPKEVQIISCITRGMRNKEIAYHVGTTEQVIKNYLRKIYDKLGVSDRLELALYCMHHQLLKDYPQEQQVP, encoded by the coding sequence GTGAAAGATCGCTCTCTACAGGATGGTTTTGAAGAAGATCACATTCCTAACGAAGGAATCCGCGTCATCCTTGCCGATTCGCAGGCGATCTACCGCGTCGGCATTCGCAAAGTCTTCGCGCTTGAGGACGACATCCGCGTCGTGGCACAGGCAGAGACATTGTCCAACCTATACTCGGCGTTGCAGCGCTTTCCCGCCGATGTGGTCATCCTGGAAGGCAACCTGATTGCAGGCGTGGTTGACGCCATTCCGGAACTCATTCGTCGTGCTCCGCAGGCAAAAATTATCGTTCAGGTAACCGAGTCGAACGAGGCCACCACGGTGGAACTCTACCGCCGCGGTGTACGCGGCGTGGTGCCGCGTGCCATTTCGCCTGACCTTCTTGTAAAGTGCGTTCGTAAAATCTCCGCAGGCGAAACCTGGATCGACAATCAGTCTGTCTCCTGGGTCATTGAGGCTTATCGCGCGCAGGCCGCCGCCATCATGAGCCCGCGCAACAAGCCGCATCTGTCGCCGAAGGAAGTGCAGATCATCTCCTGCATCACACGCGGCATGCGCAACAAAGAGATCGCGTACCACGTTGGCACGACCGAACAGGTCATCAAAAATTACCTGCGCAAGATCTATGACAAGCTCGGCGTCAGCGACCGCCTGGAACTGGCGCTTTACTGCATGCACCACCAGTTGCTGAAGGATTATCCGCAGGAACAACAAGTTCCGTAG
- a CDS encoding type II secretion system protein encodes MRMRTAKSGDNGFTLVELIVVVGILAILAGAAIPVTRWQVKRTKERELRSALWQMRAAIDRYKDAADRGAFQTKLDSFNYPPDLETLVDGVDVQTKKVKFLRGIPKDPMTGDTDWQLRSMQDEPDTTGWGGQNVFDVHSKSQGTALDGTKYSEW; translated from the coding sequence ATGCGCATGCGAACGGCGAAATCCGGCGACAACGGTTTCACCCTTGTTGAACTTATTGTGGTGGTTGGTATCCTCGCAATCCTTGCAGGAGCGGCGATCCCGGTTACTCGTTGGCAGGTGAAACGGACCAAGGAAAGGGAACTGCGGTCCGCACTGTGGCAAATGCGTGCCGCCATTGACAGGTACAAGGATGCTGCCGACCGCGGCGCCTTCCAGACCAAACTGGACAGTTTCAACTATCCGCCGGATCTGGAAACACTGGTCGATGGCGTGGACGTTCAAACCAAGAAGGTGAAGTTTTTACGGGGTATCCCGAAGGACCCCATGACCGGCGATACCGATTGGCAACTCCGCTCCATGCAGGACGAACCGGACACCACAGGCTGGGGCGGCCAGAACGTCTTCGATGTGCATTCCAAGAGCCAGGGCACCGCACTGGACGGGACAAAGTATTCAGAATGGTAG
- the cobA gene encoding uroporphyrinogen-III C-methyltransferase — MSAQKGTVYLVGAGPGDPDLLTLKAARLLATADVVLHDDLVPEAIVALAHPSALITSVGKRCGRPRITQAGIHELMIDSARRNLSVVRLKSGDPLVFGRAAEELNALREANIPVEVIPGVSAVFAAGATLQLPLTDRRSASKLILISGSHAADKTNPPPMWQGPLPEDATLAIYMPGRNLKTLAEDLSKHGVPADMPCVAISSAATSQQTAVAATLGDFGNLQPGHAPLLILIGRAMSPMLQGKQDPESRRLLDTAVSTLAQTPSS; from the coding sequence ATGAGCGCACAAAAGGGAACAGTCTATCTCGTAGGAGCAGGCCCGGGCGACCCCGATCTTCTCACGCTCAAAGCGGCACGCCTTCTCGCCACCGCGGATGTTGTCCTCCACGACGACCTCGTCCCCGAAGCCATCGTCGCCCTCGCCCACCCGAGCGCGCTCATCACCAGCGTTGGCAAGCGCTGCGGACGTCCCCGTATCACGCAGGCAGGCATTCACGAACTCATGATCGACTCCGCACGCCGCAACCTCAGCGTCGTGCGTCTCAAGAGTGGGGACCCGCTTGTCTTTGGTCGCGCCGCAGAAGAACTGAACGCGCTCCGCGAAGCGAACATCCCGGTAGAAGTCATCCCCGGAGTCTCCGCAGTCTTCGCTGCAGGAGCCACACTGCAACTCCCGCTGACAGACCGCCGCAGCGCCTCCAAACTGATCCTGATCAGCGGTTCGCACGCGGCAGACAAGACGAATCCGCCGCCCATGTGGCAAGGCCCATTGCCAGAGGACGCAACGCTGGCCATCTATATGCCGGGTCGCAATCTGAAAACCCTTGCTGAAGACCTGAGCAAGCACGGCGTCCCCGCGGACATGCCATGTGTGGCAATCTCTTCGGCCGCCACATCGCAGCAAACGGCCGTTGCGGCAACCCTCGGAGATTTCGGCAACCTGCAACCGGGCCACGCCCCGCTGCTTATCCTCATTGGTCGAGCTATGAGCCCGATGCTGCAAGGTAAACAGGACCCCGAGTCACGACGCCTACTCGACACGGCGGTATCGACACTCGCGCAAACGCCGTCGTCCTAA
- a CDS encoding bifunctional precorrin-2 dehydrogenase/sirohydrochlorin ferrochelatase: MSLFPIFLKLTNRPCLVVGAGSIAESKIQSLLDAEAQVTVVATRASSKVQQQAESGEITLHLRPFEDNDLEGMYLAVAGTDVPEVNRAVFAGAQARGILVNAVDDPPYCDFFFPSIVRRGDLQIAISTAGESPAYAMQLRKALNEALPHDIGPWLEELGRLRREVLQMEPLGEPRKQLLHQLAQREVCGAEACPSRQIARQHAREHYPAEASR, translated from the coding sequence ATGTCACTCTTCCCAATCTTCCTGAAACTCACCAACCGCCCATGCCTCGTCGTCGGCGCAGGATCGATTGCGGAATCCAAAATCCAATCCCTCCTCGACGCCGAGGCCCAAGTCACCGTCGTTGCCACCCGAGCCTCATCCAAGGTCCAGCAACAGGCCGAATCCGGAGAAATCACCCTCCACCTTCGCCCCTTCGAAGACAACGATCTCGAAGGCATGTACCTGGCCGTAGCCGGAACCGACGTCCCTGAGGTCAACCGCGCTGTCTTCGCCGGAGCACAAGCCCGCGGCATCCTCGTCAACGCGGTCGACGACCCACCCTACTGCGACTTCTTCTTTCCATCCATCGTGCGCCGAGGCGATCTCCAGATCGCCATCTCCACCGCGGGGGAAAGCCCCGCGTATGCCATGCAGCTTCGCAAAGCATTGAACGAAGCGCTGCCGCACGATATTGGCCCGTGGCTGGAAGAACTCGGACGCTTGCGCCGCGAAGTCCTGCAGATGGAGCCTCTCGGCGAACCGCGCAAACAACTTCTGCATCAGCTTGCACAGCGCGAAGTCTGCGGAGCCGAAGCCTGCCCCTCCCGCCAGATCGCAAGACAGCACGCCCGCGAACATTACCCTGCAGAGGCATCCCGATGA
- a CDS encoding type II secretion system protein — MMQRRNNNEGFTLLELLFVMVIIGVLAAMAVPAYTRHLRAAKEAVLKQDLHTMREAIDSYTVDKQKAPQTLDDLVTAGYLKALPVDPITSRKDSWMGDRTDSYNSVDETQTGINDVHSGAQAASLDGSLYSTW, encoded by the coding sequence ATGATGCAAAGACGAAACAACAACGAAGGCTTCACGCTACTGGAGCTTCTCTTCGTCATGGTCATCATCGGCGTGCTGGCTGCCATGGCCGTGCCTGCCTACACGCGCCATCTTCGCGCTGCAAAGGAAGCAGTCCTCAAGCAGGATCTGCACACCATGCGCGAAGCCATTGACAGCTATACGGTGGACAAGCAGAAAGCCCCGCAAACACTGGATGATCTCGTTACCGCGGGCTATCTGAAAGCCCTGCCCGTGGACCCCATCACCAGCCGCAAGGATTCCTGGATGGGCGATCGCACAGACAGCTACAACTCCGTGGACGAAACGCAGACCGGCATTAACGACGTCCACAGCGGAGCACAGGCTGCCTCTCTTGACGGCTCACTCTACTCCACCTGGTAA
- a CDS encoding nitrite/sulfite reductase, whose translation MVDEVQSNTTQTVAPAKPAVEKKETKAQKMERLKVEKNPWEHWDEVVAFAKEGRESVVPDWAGAYFKWWGIYTQGDGIGAVGGVGGEGKATEFFMMRVGIPNGILTSEQTRVLADLARDHGRDLADITTRQNIQYHWLTIESLPIIVDALAKVGLSPKGACGDVVRNVTGCPLAGLHKHELIDAAPLAKKVAAFLTGHPDFVNLPRKFKITVTGCPEWCSYPEINDIGLTGVERTINGVREVGYAVRVGGGLSKEPHLALRLNAFVKPDQAEDVCYKIAEIYRDQQGTLRENRMTARLKYMFMKDGWTAETFLAELERKLGYKLDPAPAEVVPSDIYRDHTGVIPQQQPGLSSVGITVLRGRMDAAQLHALADLADAYGDGKLSLTIQQNAIITSVSNEKIQALVEKINALGLHVEATNFWRGTVACTGTEFCKLAIAETKSFSRWLVDEMEERVPNFDQQLRINVTGCPNNCGQAWIADIGLEGKKVKHEGQMVDAFYFCLGGALGEHAGFARAIGYRAPATEVPVAMERLLKTYLSHRTPNENLRQYFARFSDEELRGQLAGAVVAAAERDKRSGRPPAKM comes from the coding sequence ATGGTAGACGAAGTCCAGAGCAACACCACGCAGACCGTAGCCCCAGCAAAGCCCGCCGTCGAAAAGAAAGAGACGAAGGCGCAGAAGATGGAGCGCCTCAAGGTTGAAAAGAACCCCTGGGAGCACTGGGATGAGGTTGTCGCCTTCGCGAAAGAAGGCCGTGAATCCGTCGTGCCCGACTGGGCTGGCGCTTACTTCAAGTGGTGGGGCATTTACACGCAGGGCGACGGCATTGGTGCCGTAGGCGGCGTGGGTGGCGAAGGCAAGGCCACGGAATTCTTCATGATGCGCGTTGGCATTCCTAACGGCATTCTCACCAGCGAACAGACTCGTGTCCTCGCCGACCTCGCGCGCGATCACGGTCGCGACCTTGCTGACATCACCACCCGCCAGAACATTCAGTATCACTGGCTCACCATCGAGTCGCTGCCCATCATCGTCGATGCGCTTGCCAAGGTCGGCCTCTCACCCAAGGGAGCCTGCGGCGACGTCGTCCGTAACGTCACTGGCTGCCCCCTCGCAGGCCTGCACAAGCACGAGCTCATTGACGCCGCACCGTTGGCAAAGAAGGTCGCTGCCTTCCTCACTGGCCACCCGGATTTCGTCAACCTGCCGCGCAAGTTCAAGATCACTGTCACGGGCTGCCCCGAATGGTGCTCTTACCCGGAGATCAACGACATTGGCCTCACCGGCGTCGAGCGCACCATCAACGGCGTCCGTGAAGTCGGTTACGCCGTGCGTGTTGGCGGTGGCCTCTCCAAGGAGCCGCATCTCGCCCTACGCCTCAACGCCTTCGTCAAGCCCGATCAGGCGGAAGACGTCTGCTACAAGATCGCCGAGATCTACCGCGACCAGCAGGGGACTCTGCGCGAAAACCGCATGACCGCCCGCCTGAAGTACATGTTCATGAAGGACGGCTGGACCGCCGAAACCTTCCTCGCGGAACTGGAGCGCAAACTCGGCTATAAGCTGGACCCGGCGCCCGCGGAAGTCGTCCCATCCGACATCTACCGCGATCACACCGGCGTCATCCCGCAACAGCAGCCGGGCCTCTCCTCTGTCGGCATCACAGTTCTTCGTGGCCGTATGGATGCTGCCCAGCTTCATGCCCTGGCTGACCTCGCTGATGCATACGGCGACGGCAAACTCAGCCTGACGATTCAGCAGAACGCCATTATTACCAGCGTTTCCAATGAAAAAATTCAAGCATTGGTTGAGAAAATCAATGCACTCGGACTGCATGTCGAAGCCACCAACTTCTGGCGTGGCACCGTCGCGTGCACCGGCACGGAGTTCTGCAAACTCGCCATTGCAGAAACCAAGAGCTTCTCCCGCTGGCTAGTCGACGAGATGGAGGAGCGTGTCCCCAACTTCGACCAGCAGCTCCGCATCAATGTCACCGGCTGCCCCAACAACTGCGGCCAGGCGTGGATCGCCGACATCGGTCTCGAAGGCAAGAAGGTCAAGCATGAAGGCCAGATGGTCGATGCATTCTACTTCTGCCTGGGGGGTGCCCTCGGCGAACACGCCGGCTTTGCGCGCGCCATCGGCTACCGTGCCCCGGCAACGGAGGTTCCGGTTGCTATGGAGCGTCTGCTGAAAACCTATCTTAGCCACCGGACGCCGAACGAAAACCTCCGCCAATACTTTGCCCGCTTCTCTGACGAAGAGCTGCGCGGCCAACTTGCAGGCGCAGTAGTCGCCGCCGCCGAACGCGACAAGCGCAGCGGTCGCCCACCTGCGAAGATGTAA